The Thioalkalivibrio nitratireducens DSM 14787 DNA segment GGTGGGTGTCGCCCAGAGCCTGATCAGCCCGGAGCTCAAGGGTGACTATGCCGAGAAGACCCGGGCCGAATACGCGGAACTGCGCGAGAGCCTCGCCGGGCGCAAGCAGCGCATCCACTGGCTCGGCCTCGAGCAGGCGCGCGCGAACCGGCCGCAGATCGACTGGGAGTCGTACCAACCCGTCCGGCCGCAGGCGCTGGATCCGGATTTCCCACTGCCGCAGGGCGTTTCCCGGCTGCAGCCCCATGGGCCGGATTCGGTATTGCTGCGTTTCGACGATTACGACGTCCGCGAGGTCGCGCGCTTCATCGACTGGACCCCGTTCTTCCACGCCTGGCAGCTGCATGCCGCCTACCCGCGCATCCTCGACGACGAGGTGGTCGGTGCCGAGGCACGCAAGCTGTTCGACGACGGGCAGAAGATGCTTGAACGGATGATCGACGAGGGCTGGGTGCGACTGCGCGGCGTGGTCGGGCTGTTCCCGGCCAACAGCGTCGAGTCCGACGACATCGAGGTTTACCGCAACGCAGGACGCAGTGACGTGCTGATGCGCCTGCACCACCTGCGCCAGCAGGTGCAGAAACGCCGCGGCGCCCCCAGCCATTCGTTGGCCGACTTTGTTGCGCCGAAGGAGACGGGCGTGCCCGACTGGATGGGCGCGTTCGCGGTCAGCGCCGGCGGTGACGTCGACGCACGCGCGAAGGCGTTCGAGGACGCCCATGACGACTACCACGCGATCCTGGTGAAGAGTCTGGCCGACCGCCTTGCGGAGGCTTTCGCCGAAGCGATGCACCAGCGCGTTCGGCGCGACTTCTGGGGCTACGCCCCGGAAGAAAGCCTCGACAACGACGATCTGATCCAGGAGCGATATACCGGTATCCGCCCGGCTCCGGGGTATCCGGCCTGCCCCGAGCACACGGAGAAGGGCCTGCTCTGGGAGCTGATCGATCCGGTCGAGAACGCGGGCATGACGCTGACCGAGAGCTACGCGATGCTGCCGGTTTCGGCCGTCTCCGGCTGGTACTTCGCGCATCCCGATTCGCGCTACTTCGGCCTGGGCAAGATCAACCGCGACCAGGTCGAGGACTACGCCCGCCGCAAGGACTGGAGCGTCGGCGAGGCCGAGCGCTGGCTGGCGCCGAATCTCGGCTACGACCCGGCGGAGCGGAAACTATCCGAGTCCGCCTGAGCCATGGTCCTCTTTCCCGTCCGCGGGAGAAGGGCGAGGGCGAAGGTGAAGGCACTCGGGCGGCGCCGTCCGTCCCTCCTTCCCCGCAAGCGGGGGAAGGGGGCTTCCCATTCAAGCGAAGTGGGCGATGTTGCCCCACGCTACTGGCTCCGCGGCGCTTCGCTCGCGGCCGCGCATCGGCGGCGGGTTCCGGCAATCGATACCGCTTTGGCCGCGGCTTCTGGCAAACTGTGGTTCTTGGAATTTCAGGGGGATTGCCATGACGAATCAGAACGAGCCTGCCTACGACTCCCATCCGGCGATGTTCCGGAACCACCCGCTCGGTTACCTGGTCACCTGGGTGCTGATCATCGCGCCGGTGGTGCTCCTGTTGCTGTTCCGCAAGCCGATCGCCGAGATGGGGGATTTTCCGCCGGCGATGCTGCTCGCTGCGACCGGCCTCGGGATCGTGGTTCTGATGTACTGGTTCGTGAAAACGCGGGCGACCCGGCTGCGCATCAACGGTGACCAGGTGCATCTCGAGGAGGGGCTGCTCAGCAAGCATCACGTCGACCTGCACGTCGGGCAGGTCCGGGCGGTGCGGGTATACCAGGGATTCCTGGACCGGATCTTCCGGGTCGGGCGGATCGAGGTCTTCACCACCGGCGATTCAGCCGAGTTCACCGTGGGGGGCATGCCCAACCCGAACCGCGTGCGCGACCATGTGCGCAATCGCCGGGAGTCCGCCGAGTGAGCAGCAGCGATCTGCGCGACAGCCGGTTGGCGCTGCGGATCCTGCTCGGCTTTTCGGCGCTGGTCGCGCTGCTGGTCGCGCTGGTCGTGCTGGCTGCGGCCGTCACCCTGCCGGGGCTGTCCGAGTGGGTGGCCGTGACCTTCGACAGCGGCATCGGGCTGAAGAACGCGGCGATCATCGCCGCGGTGATCGCGGTGACGGTGATGATCGTGTTCGCGCTGGCCGCGGGCGAGGGGATCATCGGCGAGATCCAGTTCATGATCCCCGGATTCTTCCTGTTCTTCGTCTTCTTCTGGCTGATGATCGCCTGGGTGTTCTGATCGGGCTTGGTGCCCAGGCCCGGTACTTCCCGGGGTGATGCGCGTGCGGGCCGGCGACGCCGCTCGCGAACGCGGGAGCGGGGTGCACAGGCAGTGCGGACCGGGCGAACGCGCGGCCTTCAGGCTTCATAGCTCTGCACCACTCGATCGAAGAGCCGGGCGCTGGCGTTGGCACCGTGGCGGGCGATCGCCGCAGCTTCGCGCCGCAGAGCGTCTCGTTGGACCCCTCTACCTGAAAGCGGGTGGATGCGTGCCGGAGGTTGCCGGGATCCCGGGCGCGGGCCAAAATCCGGAACCGCCCACGCCGACCGGGAGCCCGTGCCCATGACCGACAGCCACGACTCGGGCGTTACGCCCCACCACCTCACCCTTCGGCAGACCCGGCTGGACGATTATCCCGACATCTGCGAGATCATGGAGCGCGTGTACCCCGACTTGGACGGGGCGTGGAGCCTCGATCAGTTCACCTCGCAGGTTACGCGCTTTCCCGAGGGCCAGATCTGCATCGAGGACAACGGCAAGGTCGTTGCGGCCGCCATCAGCCTGATCGTCGAATACCGCCGTTTCGGCGACCAGCACAGCTACTGGCAGATCACCGGGAACGGCTTTTTGACCACCCACGATCCCGACGGCGACACGCTCTACGGTGTCGACATCTTCGTGCACCCGGATTACCGCGGCCTGCGCCTGGGCCGGCGCCTGTACGACGCCCGCAAGGAACTGTGCGAGAAGTTGAACCTGCGCGCGATCGTCGCAGGCGGACGCATCCCGGGGTACGCGAAATACGCGGATCACCTGACGCCGCAGCAGTACGTGGAGAAGGTGAAGAACCACGAGATCACCGATCCGATCCTAACCTTCCAGCTCGCGAACGATTTCCACGTCCGCCGAATCATCACCGACTACCTGCCGGCCGACGACAAGTCCGGGGCTTACGCGACGCTGATCGAGTGGCTGAACATCTACTACGAGGAAGAGGAGAAGGTGATCGGCGGCAGCCGCTCCGACGTTCGGGTGGGCGTGGTGCAATGGCAGATGCGCCCGACCGCCACGCTGGATGAGCTCTTCCTCCAGATGGAATATTTCGTCGATGCCGTGTCCGGGTATCGGGCCGACGCGGTGCTCTTCCCCGAGTTCTTCAACGGGCCATTGATGGGACAGTTCAACCAGGAGAACACCGCCGAGGCGGTGCGCAGTCTGGCCGAGTTCACCGAGGCGATCCGCGAGGAAATGGTGCGCCTGGCGCTTGCGTACAATATCAACATCGTCGCCGGCACGATGCCCGAGTACCACGATGGTGTGCTGCGCAACGTCTCATACCTGTGCCGGCGCGACGGTACCTGGGATCACCAGTACAAGATCCACGTGACTCCCGACGAGATCAGCTTCTGGGGCCTGCAAGGCGGCGACGACGTAAAGGTCTTCGATACCGACTTCGGCAAGATCGGCATCCTGATCTGCTACGACGTGGAGTTTCCCGAACTGCCAAGGCTGATGGCCGAGCAGGGCCTGCAGATCCTGTTCGTGCCGTTCTGGACCGACACCAAGAACGCCTACCTTCGCGTGCGCCGCTGTGCCCAGGCGCGGGCGATCGAGAACGAGTGCTACGTGGTGATCTCGGGAAGCGTCGGCAACCTGCCGAAGGTCGAGAACATGGACATGCAGTACTCGCAGGCCGCGGTATTCACCCCTTCAGACTTCGCGTTTCCGCACGACGCGGTGGCGGCCGAGGCGACCCCGAACACCGAGATGACGCTGATCGTCGACCTCGATCTCGACAACCTGAAGGAGTTGCGCAACCACGGCTCGGTGCAGAACCTGCGCGACCGGCGGCGCGATCTCTACGATGTCGTGTGGAAGGGGAGGCGCTGATGGCCACGCAGCGATTGAAAATCCGTAATCGTCCTGCCGGCCACACCCCGACCATGGCAGACGCGTAGACCCGATGTGATCTAACTCGGGGCGGAAGAGGCGCAAGGCCGTCATCCGCCGTGCCCGCGCCGGGGTTGCCCAGGCCCCCGCAGCGGCGCCAACTCTGTCTGGCGGATGACGCTGCGCTCGTCGGCCCTACAGGTCTCCCCAATCGGGACCAGCCGATCCCGTCGCGTTAGCCGGCCTGACGGATCTGTAATACCGCCAAAGCGGTCTGCGGCGACAGGTGCGGTCACCGGGTTGCCTGTCCGACACGTTCCAGCGTCGCTGCGCTTGTCCGTTCACAGCCTTCGGCCTTCGCGGCGAAAACAATCAGACCCGGTCGTTGAGGTAGGCGATCAGCCAGTTCCACGAGTCACGGTCGGCGCGCGCGTTGTAGCCCACCGGCATATCGAACTGCTCGGCAATCGCGTCGGCTCCGGGGTTGGTGAAACTGTGCGTCGCGCCGGCGAAGTCGATGAACGTGTAGTCGACGCCGGCGGTCGCCATTTCCTCGCGGAACGCGGCGATCTGTTCCGCCGGAACCAGCGGGTCGTCGACGCCGTTGAACACCAGGATGTCGGCCTTCACGCTGTCCGGCCTGGCGGGGTGCTCGGTGGCGAGCGCGCCATGGAAGCTCGCGACCATCGCGAGGTCGGCGCCGCTTCGGGCCGCCTCCAGCACCACACTGCCGCCGAAGCAGTAGCCGATCGCAGCGAGCGGTTCGCCGCCGGTCAACCCATGTTCCCGCAGCAGCGCCTCGGCGGCCTGGAACCGGCCCAGCATCGTGTCGCGGTTGCTGCGCACCGCAGTCGAGAACTCACGCGCTTCGCTCGGGTGCTCGGCGAGTTTGCCGGTTCCGTACATGTCCAGCGCGAAACCGACGTAGCCCGCCTCCGCGAGCATTTCCACGCGCCTGCGCGCGTGCGTGTCGTGCCCCCACCATTCGTGGACGACGATCACGCCGGGGCGCGGGCCCTCGCGCGATGCGTCATGGGCAAGATAGCCGGTCAGTTCGACTCCGGCGTGTTCGTAGGTGATTTCTTCGACATGGATCTCCGCCGCGGTCTGGGCGAAGGCGGTATTAATGGTCAGCAGCAGGGCAAACGCGACAACGACGATCATCCGGCGCATGGGGGCTCCTCGTTCGGTGGGTCAGGAGTGGGTGGCGGCCCGGGGCCCGGTCCGGTCGCGTCACTCTGGCGGTCGAGAATATCCGGCGCTTCGATCCCGTGCAATCGCACCTATTCGCACCGTCGCCGTGGAATGCGGACAGCTGGCTGGAAGTCTACTTTCTTACGGGAAAAGACGGCCGCGGTTGAACACGGAAAGAACGGACGGACGCGGAAAAGAGGTTCAACCCGTTTCCTCTTCCGTGCTTTCCGTGGCTCGCCTTTTCGTCTTGCAGGGTGGCCGCTGGCCATGAAGGTCAGCCCGTCGTTCCCTGTCAGCGCTTTCGCGATCCGGAAGCATTCAGGAGCCGGACGAATGGCCCCAGTTGCGCCACGCGGTGTACCCTCCCGATGGGTCGTTATCCGGAGTCGTGCAGCAGCGCACCACCAATGAAAGGAGTGCAGGCTATGGCGTACCGACTGACCGTGCTCATGTTTTTGCTGTTCGTGGCCGACCCTGCCGCCGCCGATGACCGCCACGAGTGGCTGGATCCGGCCTGGTGGTCCGAGGGGCAACTGCCGGTTCCTCCGAACCACAAGGTCACGTCGACCACCGAGACGCTGATCACGGACGAGGCCGATATTCCGATCTTCATCGCTCGCCCGGAAACGGAGGGTGAATTCCCCGGGGTGTTGTTCGTGCATGGCCGCCGCGGAGTGGACCCGCTGATAGAAGGGCACGTGCAACGTCTGGCGGCCCGCGGTTTCGTGGTCTACGCGCCCGATCTCTATGTCGGGCGCTTCGTCGAGGCCATGCCGATCGAGCACGACTACGCACTCGAGGCCGATCTTAACGACGTGCTCGACCACGTGCTCGCCACGGGGACGCATTCCGGGGATCGCGTTTGCGTGTACTCGCATACCCGGGGCGGGTACAAGAGTCTGAAACTGGCCGTGACCCTCGATCGCCAGTCCGATGCGCTGGCCTGCTACGTCAGCTATTACCCGCACATGCAGGATCCGAATGCCCCGGAACCCATGCAGGTGTACCGCTATGCGGGCGAGGCGGACCGGCTGACCCTGCCGGCGCTGATTTTCGTCGGCGAGCATGAACAGTACCAACGCAAGCGGGGGATCGACATGGCCGTGGGCAGCATGCAGGGCAGGGGACTGCCGGTGCAGCTGGTGACCTATCCAGGGGTGGGCCGGGGGTTCGATTTTCGGGAACCCCCGGTGCGGACCTTTGCCGACGATCTCGCCACCCGTGACGCGTTGATGCGGGCCACGGCGTTCATGAACCGGCAGCTGCGGGCCGGACACTGATCTCGCGCAGGCGCGCTGATGGCGTCCACAACGCGGATGCTGCACGGACGTTCACCCGCCCATCGGGCGGGGAACGCCGCCGTCGCCGCAAGGGTCTTATTAAACATGGACAGGTTGCGCCGATACGCCGGGTCCGTTCTGCCGGTTCTGTGCTGTGCTGCATGGCTGCTGGCGTCGTGCGCGACCGTGCCCGAAGCGCTCGAGCCAGTGCCTGAAGCCCAGCCGGGCATCGCCGAAGTCCGGTCTAACCCCGACGCCTGGGTCGGTACCGAAGTGGTCTGGGGCGGTGTAATTGCCCAGGTTTCGAACGAACCCGATGGCACGCGTTTCGAGATCGTCGCCCGGCCGCTGGCGCGCGAACAGCGCCCGCTGGCTGGCGATCGCAGCGAGGGCCGGTTCCACGTGTTTTTCGCCGACTTCCTCGATCCACAGGTTTACGCGCCGATGCGCGAGATGACCGTACGCGGCCGGGTCACCGGTGTCCGCTCCGGCAGCGTTGGCGAGTACCCGTATCGCTTTCCCGAAGTCGCCGCGGCATCGGTCCACCTCTGGCCCGTGCCGGAACCGGCCGTGATCTACCGGGATCCCTACTGGGATCCGTTCTGGGATCCCTGGCGTCCCTACTACCGGTATCCCTGGGCACCCCGGCGATGGGGGCCGTGGCCATGACGTCGCGGCCGCCGCGCGCGGTCGTGGTGCTATTGTTGTCGGTCGTGGTCGCCGCCTGCGCGACGCTGCCGCTTCCGGTACCGGAGGCCGGTACGCAGGTTACGCCCCGGCAGGCGGTCGAGATCGGCCAGCCGGTGCATGCACAGCTCTGGGGCGGCGTCATCGTCGGCGTCGACAACCGTTCGGACCACACGCTGCTGGAAGTCGTCGGTTACCCGCTGCGCAACCAGGAGCCCCGGACCGACCGGATGACCCATGGCCGATTCCGGGTGCAGGTCGCCGGATTTCTCGACCCGCTGGACTACCGGGTCGGTCGGAGGATCACTGCGTACGGGCCGGTCGAGCGAACCGAGGCCGGGCACATCGGCGCGGTCGAGTATGTCTTTCCGGTGATGGTCGGCACCGCGGTGCAGCTGTGGCCGGAGCCGGAGGTACGCGACCGGCGTTCCGGCGGTGTGACCTTCGGAATCGGGATCGGCATCGGCCTCTGACCCCAGGCCGGGGCACGGATCAGTTCCCCGCGCCGAAGAGATGTCCGAAGATGCGCGCACCGCCGATGTAGGTGCCGAGCGCCGAGCCGACCGTGGTCAGCAGAAACACCAGCAACACCCGCGAAACCCGGTTGCGCCACCAGCCCCTTGCGCTGGTGGTGTCGCGGCGCAGCTGGGCGAAGTCGCCGACTTGCGGCTTGCGCAGGTACAGTTCCACTGCGGCCGCGACGAACCCCACGCCAATGGTGGGATTCAGCGACGTCAACGGTGCCGCCAGCGCGGCGGTCACGATCGTCACGGGGTGGGCCAGTGCAATGGCTCCGCCGAGCGCGGCCAGGCCGCCGTTGATCATGATCCAGTCCAGCACCATCTGCAGACCCAGCTCGGGGTTGCGCGTGAAGCCGATCACGAAGCCGGCCAGGATCACGCTGACCACCACCCAGGGCAGATAACGGGGCCAGCGCGCCCGTGGCGGGGACTGCTCGAGTTCGCGCAACACCTCGGGCGGTGGCTGCCGGTCCAGCGCCACGTAGTTCTCGATCCCCTTGAGGTGTCCCGCCCCGACCACCGCGAGGATGCGTCGGTGGCCGCCGTCGGCCGCCAGCCGTCGCAGGTGCGCGGCCATGTAGCGGTCGCGCTCGTCGATCAGCGGGAGGTAGAGTTCGCGCGACTGCTCGGCAAACTCGCTGAAGGTCGATTCCAGCATGTCGCCCTGCTTCAGGCGCTCGATCTCCGATTCGTCGATCTTCTCCCGGCTCAGCACACTGGCGAACAGGCCGCCGACCAGCCCCATGCGTTGCCACCAGGGCACGGCCCGGTACGCGCGGCGCAGCGTCAGTCCGATGTCGCGGTCGATCAGCGCCAGCGGCAGCCCCCGGTCCATCGCGCCGTCGATCGCCGCGCGCATCTCGGCCCCGGGCTCGATCCCGTACTGTTCGGCCAGGCGCTGCTGGTAGGCGCCAAGCGCCAGGCTTGCGGCGACCATCGGAACCTGGCCTCCGCGGATGACGCTGAACAGGTCGAGCCTGCGCATCGCGTCCGGGTCGAGCATTGCGCGCTGCCGGCTCAGGCAGAGCTCGATCGCGACGGTGTCGAAGGCCTTGGTGGCAATCAGGTCGCCGACGATGCGGGCGCTGGCCGGGGATACGTGTGCGGTACCCAGCAGCACGATCTCGGTGTCGCCGATGCGGATGCGCCGATGCGGTTCCTCGGCGAGCAGGGGTTCGATGGCTTGGCTCATGTCGGCAAGAAGACGGAAAAACAGCCGGCCATCCTATCCGGAATATGCCCGGGGAGCGAGCGCAGCCATCCGCCGTGGGCTGAATGTGGCCCGGCATTGCGGCGGAACCCGCCTGGAAGTGCAGCGCGCCGCGCAGGAGTCGGTGCAGCCAGGATCTGCAGAGTGCATCTACTGGGTCCGCACCGCAGCGTTGCGGTCACGGAGGCTCTCCAGCCGTTCCTGTACCCGCTCCGCACGTTCCAGCGCCGCCTGCAACTCCGCGTGTTCCGGCGCCAGTTCGTGTCCGCGGCGCCACCGGTCGATCGCGGCATCGATGTCGCCGGTCGCGTACAGACGCCGGCCCTCCTCGAGCCACGCCTCGAGTTGCATGGCCAGCCGCTGTTCGATGTCCTGGCACAGCGCCGCGAGCGCGCCGTCGGTTCCGGCTCGGGCCGCATCCGTGCAGATGCGCTGCGCTGACTCGAGATCGTCGCCGGCAAGGGCCTGCTGGAGATCCGCGACGGTCGGACTGGCCGGCGTGTCGCGGGCTGGTGCGGGCGTCGACGGTTGCAGCGCAGCCAGCGTTTGTGCGCGCTGCTCCGACGGGACCAGCGCCTGTGCGAGCTGGAGCAGGGCCTGGCGTTCTGCCGGATCCTCGTGCGTCGCGGCCCGAGCGTCGAGCGCCCGGGCGAGTGCCCGGGCCTCGCGCTGCAGTTCTTCCGGGCCCATCGGCAGTTCACCCGGGCCGGTGGCCAGGCGGCTCATGCTCTCGATCAGGCGCTGGCGTTCCAGCAGGCTGGCGGCCTCCAGTCGCAGGTAGTCGGTGTTCAGCGCCTCCAGTTCCACGGTCCGGGTCGCGGTCAGCAACTCGATCTGACGCTCCAGCCGCGGGTCGTCGGGCAGCCGGTCACGCGCCTGACGCAGCGTGACCAGCGCCAGTGCAAGGTCACCGTCGGCGGCCAAGCGTTCGGCCTGCCCCAGGACTTCGCGACCGGCGCGGTTGGCGGCGGCCGCGATCTCGGGCTTGCGTTCCAGCAGCGGCTCGAAGCGGGCGGACTCCAGGTTGTCGAGGAGATCCAGCGCGGCGCGGTAGTCCTCGGCCGCAAGGAACCGTTCGAGGCGATCCTCGTGCATCTCGGGAGGCAACACCACGGCGCAACCCTGCAGGATCAGCAGCAGCAATCCCGCCGCGAGCGGAACCGAGGGGGTGGTCCCGTGTAGGCTTGGGGTCATCGTTCCTCCAACACGCACAGCAGTTCCACCTCGTCTGCCACGCCCCGGAGCTGCCGGCGCCCGCAGGATCGGATGCGGAACCGCCGGGCGAGTTCGTCGCGGTCCATGAAACCGTCGGTAACCAGAAGCGAATCCGGCTTCGCGATCTCGGTCAGGCGCGAGGCGAGATTCACCGGATCGCCAACCACGGTGTACTGCATCCGGTCCTCGGCGCCCAGGTTGCCGGCGAGCATCCGCCCGGCGTGGAGGCCGATGCGGAATTCGGTACGAACTTCGCCGCGTTGCTCGCGTTTGCGGTTGATTTCGCGGATCGTGTCCAGCAGTGCGAGGCCTGCGCACAGCGCCTTCAGGCGATGGTCCGCGTCGGGCCGGGTCACGCCGAACACGGCCATCGTACAGTCGCCGATGTACTTGTCGACCACGCCGCCGTGCGCCGCGATGGTGCTTGCCATCGGCCCGAAGAACTCGTTGAGAATCCGTCCGAGTTCGGCCGGATCGAGCCCCTCGGAAAGCGTGGTATAGCCCTTGATGTCGGCGAACAGCACCGATCCCTCCACCGGGCGGCCCCCGAGTTCGACCCGGTCCAGGTTGTCGAGAATGTCCTGCGCTACTCCGTCCGACACGTAGCGGCGCAGCGCGTCCTCGACCTGATCCTTGCGCAGCAGGTCGGTACTCATGCTCTGGAACGCGTGGATCAGTTGCCCCAGTTCGTCCTGCACGAGGCTGGGACTGGGCGCAACCGCAGCATGTTCGCGTGTCGCTCTGGCCAGACGCTCCAGCGGCCGGACCATCCGCTTGCTGATCGTGATTGCGAGCAGCAGCCCCAGGATCGATATCACGACCGCGGTGGCGACACCGGCCCGGATCGTGTTCTGCAGCAGTCCCTGCATCGGGGCGGTGTCGATGTAGGCCTCGACCCATCCCACCTCGACGCCCTGGAACAGGACCGGTCGGTACTGGTAGTGGCTCGATGGAACCAGCGACCAGTGCGGGTGTGCATCCAGCGGCTGGGTGCCCGGGCGCTGGCCGGCACTGGCCAGCAGGCCACGGTCGTTAGCATGGACCGCGAGGAACTCGATGTCGCCGTCCTGCAGTTGCGCCTGGACCAGCGTCTGCACCGCCAGCCGATCATCGGCGAGGATCGGTTCCGCGGAAGCCCGGGCGATGTGCCCGACGATCAGTTCGGCCTGCACCCGGATCTGATTGTGCAGCACGTCGCGTACTTGGTAGAGAACCAGTGTTGCCAGCGCCACGACGGTGAGCAGCGTCAGTGCGGAGATGACCGCCGCCAGTTTCCACGCGATCGGCAGGTAACGGGGCAGGACGGGGGCCAGTGCCACGGCAGCAGGGGTCAGCGCCGCTGGTCGAGCCAGCGCAACCAGTTTTCGTACAAAGCCGGCGTGCGGGCGGCAACCGCCGAGGGTTTTTCCAGCGTGCGCCGGAACACCGGTCCGCGCTCGAGATCACTGGCCTTGCCGCCGGCCTCGGCCAGCATCAGGCCGCCCGCAGCGCTGTCCCACAGAGCCTGCCCGCCGTGCAGGTACAGGTCGGCCCGGCCGGCGGCCAGCCAGGCCCATTCCAGTGCGCAGGCGCCCAGGTTACGCTGCGATCGATAGGGCGGATTCTCGACCAGCGCGCCGGCCAGCTTCGGGTGCAGTCGCTTGTAATCGATCAACGCGGTGCATTCGCGAAGCTCGGTGTTCTCGCGCAATCGCCGGGGAATCGGCTCTCCGTTCAGACGCAGCCCGGTCGAGCGCGTGGCGCTGAAGAGCTCGTCCCGGACAGGATCGCAGGTCGCACCGAAGAGGACGCCGGTGTCGTCGACCAGCGCGAGCGAAACCGCGAAGAACGGCAGACCGCCGGTGAAGTTGGTGGTGCCGTCGAGCGGATCGAGCAGCCAGAACGGGCCGTCGCCGTTCAACACTTCCTGCTGGTGCTCGCGGGTCTGTTCCTCGCTCAGCACCGGAATACCGGGAAACCGGGCTGCAAGTACTGCCCGCATGCGTTCGTCGACCGCGTGGTCGGCACTGGTGACCAGGCTGCCATCGGCCTTGCGGGTTACCGCCAGTCGGCCCTCGAAGCGGGACAGCAGTTCTTGCCTCGCGACGTCGCGCAGGGCTATCAGCAGGGAATCGATCGTATCGGGTGTCGGGATCATCTCGGGACCACAAAAAATGGGCGGGGCGGACGGCGGAGCCGGCTGCGGGGCACGCCGGGGGTGAGAGCCGTGGAGCCTTGCGCGTATCATACCCGTTCATGACTGGACTCTTCGTGATTCTTGCGCTCGTGCTGGCCGCCGTCTACTTCAACGATGCCTGGCGCAGTATCGAACGGGCGCGCAAGGTGGCGCGCGATGTGTGCGCCCGTGCCGGGGTTCAGTTCCTGGACGGGAGTGTGGTGGCGGCAGGGGTGCGCCCGGAATGGAGCGACGGTCGCCTCGGTCTGGTGCGGCGCTACCGGTTCGAGTTCGCCACCGACGGCAACGCGCGCTACGTGGGCGAACTGTCGCTGCGGGGGCGCCGTGTCCGGGTCGTCAGCATGGACCTCCCGGAAGGAGGGCGCCTGCTCGACCCGGACTCGACCGGTTCGGAATCCGGCCGCGAACGCCCATGACCCTGAACGAACTGCGCTATGCGGTGGCGGTGGCCCGGGAACGGCATTTCGGCCGCGCAGCCGAAGCCTGCCACATCAGCCAGCCGTCGCTGTCGGTCGCCGTGCGCAAGCTGGAGGAGGAACTCGGGATCACCCTGTTCGAGCGCGGGCACGGCGAAGTCACGGTC contains these protein-coding regions:
- a CDS encoding Slp family lipoprotein: MDRLRRYAGSVLPVLCCAAWLLASCATVPEALEPVPEAQPGIAEVRSNPDAWVGTEVVWGGVIAQVSNEPDGTRFEIVARPLAREQRPLAGDRSEGRFHVFFADFLDPQVYAPMREMTVRGRVTGVRSGSVGEYPYRFPEVAAASVHLWPVPEPAVIYRDPYWDPFWDPWRPYYRYPWAPRRWGPWP
- a CDS encoding PH domain-containing protein, translated to MTNQNEPAYDSHPAMFRNHPLGYLVTWVLIIAPVVLLLLFRKPIAEMGDFPPAMLLAATGLGIVVLMYWFVKTRATRLRINGDQVHLEEGLLSKHHVDLHVGQVRAVRVYQGFLDRIFRVGRIEVFTTGDSAEFTVGGMPNPNRVRDHVRNRRESAE
- a CDS encoding Slp family lipoprotein codes for the protein MTSRPPRAVVVLLLSVVVAACATLPLPVPEAGTQVTPRQAVEIGQPVHAQLWGGVIVGVDNRSDHTLLEVVGYPLRNQEPRTDRMTHGRFRVQVAGFLDPLDYRVGRRITAYGPVERTEAGHIGAVEYVFPVMVGTAVQLWPEPEVRDRRSGGVTFGIGIGIGL
- a CDS encoding dienelactone hydrolase family protein → MAYRLTVLMFLLFVADPAAADDRHEWLDPAWWSEGQLPVPPNHKVTSTTETLITDEADIPIFIARPETEGEFPGVLFVHGRRGVDPLIEGHVQRLAARGFVVYAPDLYVGRFVEAMPIEHDYALEADLNDVLDHVLATGTHSGDRVCVYSHTRGGYKSLKLAVTLDRQSDALACYVSYYPHMQDPNAPEPMQVYRYAGEADRLTLPALIFVGEHEQYQRKRGIDMAVGSMQGRGLPVQLVTYPGVGRGFDFREPPVRTFADDLATRDALMRATAFMNRQLRAGH
- a CDS encoding bifunctional GNAT family N-acetyltransferase/carbon-nitrogen hydrolase family protein; the encoded protein is MTDSHDSGVTPHHLTLRQTRLDDYPDICEIMERVYPDLDGAWSLDQFTSQVTRFPEGQICIEDNGKVVAAAISLIVEYRRFGDQHSYWQITGNGFLTTHDPDGDTLYGVDIFVHPDYRGLRLGRRLYDARKELCEKLNLRAIVAGGRIPGYAKYADHLTPQQYVEKVKNHEITDPILTFQLANDFHVRRIITDYLPADDKSGAYATLIEWLNIYYEEEEKVIGGSRSDVRVGVVQWQMRPTATLDELFLQMEYFVDAVSGYRADAVLFPEFFNGPLMGQFNQENTAEAVRSLAEFTEAIREEMVRLALAYNINIVAGTMPEYHDGVLRNVSYLCRRDGTWDHQYKIHVTPDEISFWGLQGGDDVKVFDTDFGKIGILICYDVEFPELPRLMAEQGLQILFVPFWTDTKNAYLRVRRCAQARAIENECYVVISGSVGNLPKVENMDMQYSQAAVFTPSDFAFPHDAVAAEATPNTEMTLIVDLDLDNLKELRNHGSVQNLRDRRRDLYDVVWKGRR
- a CDS encoding TraB/GumN family protein produces the protein MSQAIEPLLAEEPHRRIRIGDTEIVLLGTAHVSPASARIVGDLIATKAFDTVAIELCLSRQRAMLDPDAMRRLDLFSVIRGGQVPMVAASLALGAYQQRLAEQYGIEPGAEMRAAIDGAMDRGLPLALIDRDIGLTLRRAYRAVPWWQRMGLVGGLFASVLSREKIDESEIERLKQGDMLESTFSEFAEQSRELYLPLIDERDRYMAAHLRRLAADGGHRRILAVVGAGHLKGIENYVALDRQPPPEVLRELEQSPPRARWPRYLPWVVVSVILAGFVIGFTRNPELGLQMVLDWIMINGGLAALGGAIALAHPVTIVTAALAAPLTSLNPTIGVGFVAAAVELYLRKPQVGDFAQLRRDTTSARGWWRNRVSRVLLVFLLTTVGSALGTYIGGARIFGHLFGAGN
- a CDS encoding adenylate/guanylate cyclase domain-containing protein, producing the protein MALAPVLPRYLPIAWKLAAVISALTLLTVVALATLVLYQVRDVLHNQIRVQAELIVGHIARASAEPILADDRLAVQTLVQAQLQDGDIEFLAVHANDRGLLASAGQRPGTQPLDAHPHWSLVPSSHYQYRPVLFQGVEVGWVEAYIDTAPMQGLLQNTIRAGVATAVVISILGLLLAITISKRMVRPLERLARATREHAAVAPSPSLVQDELGQLIHAFQSMSTDLLRKDQVEDALRRYVSDGVAQDILDNLDRVELGGRPVEGSVLFADIKGYTTLSEGLDPAELGRILNEFFGPMASTIAAHGGVVDKYIGDCTMAVFGVTRPDADHRLKALCAGLALLDTIREINRKREQRGEVRTEFRIGLHAGRMLAGNLGAEDRMQYTVVGDPVNLASRLTEIAKPDSLLVTDGFMDRDELARRFRIRSCGRRQLRGVADEVELLCVLEER
- a CDS encoding dienelactone hydrolase family protein; amino-acid sequence: MRRMIVVVAFALLLTINTAFAQTAAEIHVEEITYEHAGVELTGYLAHDASREGPRPGVIVVHEWWGHDTHARRRVEMLAEAGYVGFALDMYGTGKLAEHPSEAREFSTAVRSNRDTMLGRFQAAEALLREHGLTGGEPLAAIGYCFGGSVVLEAARSGADLAMVASFHGALATEHPARPDSVKADILVFNGVDDPLVPAEQIAAFREEMATAGVDYTFIDFAGATHSFTNPGADAIAEQFDMPVGYNARADRDSWNWLIAYLNDRV